The region AAATATTAAAAAAATTCCTCCCCACAGGATATTGGCAATCAACAGAGCAGAAAAGGAAGGGGTTATCAGGGTAAAACTGGAATGTGAAGTGGATGACGTTTTAAGGTATCTTGCAAGACACACTTTAAAAAACATTTCAAAAATACCTGAAAAGATAGAATACAATAAATACACTACTCCAATCATCAAAGAATCAATTGAAGACGCTTACAAAAGGCTGATTTCTCCTGCAATCGAAAGGGAAATCAGGAATTATCTAACACAAAAGGCTGAGGAAAATTCAATCGAGGTATTTGCACAAAACCTCAATCAGGTACTTATGGAATCACCTCTCGTCGGTAAAACCATTTTGGGCTGGGACCCTGCGTTCAGGACAGGCTGTAAACTGGCAATCATTGATGAAACCGGAAAGGTTCTTGACACAGCCCTGATTTATCCGACAGAACCTCAAAACAAGGTGGCCGAATCAATCGAGACAGTTCGCAATCTGATTGACAGGTATGACATTAACGTCATAGCCATTGGAAACGGAACAGCTTCAAGGGAATCTGAAGAAATAGTGGCTAAAATAATCAAGGGAACAAATGTTGAGTATATAATTGTCAATGAAGCAGGAGCTTCTGTATATTCCGCATCCAAATTGGCAGATGAGGAGTTCCCTGATTTTTCAGAAGGTGAGAGAAGTGCAGTATCAATTGCAAGAAGGCTTCAGGATCCGTTGGCGGAACTGGTTAAAATTGACCCAAAATCCATAGGCGTTGGTCAATATCAGCATGACATGAATCAGAAACAGCTTTCAGAGTCTTTGGACGGTGTTGTTGAGAAGGTGGTTAATGAGGTCGGTGTTGACTTGAATACGGCTTCCTACAGCTTGCTTAATCATGTTTCAGGAATTGGAAAGTCAACTGCAAAAAACATCATAGACTACAGGGATGAAAACGGAAGCTTCACTAACCGTAAGGAACTCCTGAAGGTTAAAAAACTGGGCAAAAAGACATTTGAACAGTGTGCGGGGTTCGTTAAAATTGACAATCCTGATTATCCTCTGGACAACACAACAATTCATCCTGAATCCTATGGGGCCACTGAAAAATTGCTGAATAAATTAAACTATACTGTTAATGATATCGGTTCAGCCGGTTTGAAACTTGACAATCTTGATTTGGAAGCTATTTCCAAGGAGTTGGATATTGGTCAGGAAACATTAAAAGACATTATTTCAGAACTTAAAAAACCGGGCCGTGACCCTCGTGAAGACATGCCAAAGCCGATACTTAGAAAAAATGTTTTGTCAATTGAAGACCTTGAAATCGGAATGATAATGCAGGGTACAGTCAGAAACATTGTTGATTTCGGTGCATTTGTAGATATTGGAGTGCACCAGGATGGACTGGTTCATATTTCACAGTTGGTTGAAAATCAATATGTCAAACA is a window of Methanobrevibacter sp. DNA encoding:
- a CDS encoding Tex family protein; translation: MIVDTLKKELNLADWQVKKVIKLIDDGNTIPFIARYRKDVTGSLNDETLRKFDERLKYLRNLEDKKEKVIKRIDELGKLDGELKNQILNAETLVELEDLYRPYKSKKQTRATKAREKGLQPLAEVILAQEVKKSVKTIAKDYVNPQKDVNTPEDAIKGAQDIIAEIISDNSDFRKKIRQNTYFTGQITSKVKDKEISNEYDVYHNYSENIKKIPPHRILAINRAEKEGVIRVKLECEVDDVLRYLARHTLKNISKIPEKIEYNKYTTPIIKESIEDAYKRLISPAIEREIRNYLTQKAEENSIEVFAQNLNQVLMESPLVGKTILGWDPAFRTGCKLAIIDETGKVLDTALIYPTEPQNKVAESIETVRNLIDRYDINVIAIGNGTASRESEEIVAKIIKGTNVEYIIVNEAGASVYSASKLADEEFPDFSEGERSAVSIARRLQDPLAELVKIDPKSIGVGQYQHDMNQKQLSESLDGVVEKVVNEVGVDLNTASYSLLNHVSGIGKSTAKNIIDYRDENGSFTNRKELLKVKKLGKKTFEQCAGFVKIDNPDYPLDNTTIHPESYGATEKLLNKLNYTVNDIGSAGLKLDNLDLEAISKELDIGQETLKDIISELKKPGRDPREDMPKPILRKNVLSIEDLEIGMIMQGTVRNIVDFGAFVDIGVHQDGLVHISQLVENQYVKHPLDIVSVGEIVDVKVLDVDLSRNRINLSMII